The Salinicoccus roseus DNA segment CCGCTATATTGACGTTCATAATATCCTCTATCTTCCAGTATGGGAAGCACATTTTCTATAAATTCGTCGAACTGCCCGTCAAATACTTGTGGGTTCAGCATAAAACCGTCAGCGGCTCCTTCTTCTATCCACTCAATCATACGGGAAGCGACATCTTCGTAGCTTCCATAGAACGGATCTTTTGGAGAAGCCACCTGCAAAGCAACTTCCCGAAGCGTCAATGCTTCTTTTTCCGCCTTCTCTTTAATATTATCAGTCGTTGACCTGAAACTGTTTTTTCCAACCTCTCCAATATCCGGGAAAGGTTCATCGAGGGGGTGGGCAGAAAAATCATAATGATCAAAGAACCTTCCGAGCACTTCCAACGCCTTATCGATGGATATCAAATTCTTAATCTGTTCATACCTTTGTTCAGCTTCCTGCTCTGTCGGAGCAATAATCGGAGAAAGTGATGGGAAGATGAGAATATCTTCTGCTTTCCTCCCTGCTTCTATCGCCTTATTTTTTAACGTGCTGTAGTATTCCCGATTTTTTTCAATACTGTTGGCGTGGGTGAAAATTGCTTCTCCATACTTCGCCGCAAAATCTTGGCCCGTCTTGGACGCTCCGGCCTGAAAGATGACAGGCTGCCCCTGCGGGGAGCGCTGGATATTCAACGGACCCTTCACTTTAAAGAATTCTCCTTCATATCCCAGCGTATGAAGTTTTGTTTCATCCAGAAACTCGCCTGATTCGCGATTCCTGACAAACGCATCATCTTCATAGGAATCCCAAAGGCCCTGCACCACTTCCACATACTCGCTGGCCATCCGATATCTTAGAGAGTGTTCCGGATGATTGCCCTTGTTGAAATTGTCCGCGCTGCCTTCCAATGGCGATGTAACGACGTTCCATCCGGCCCTGCCGCCACTTATATTGTCAATACTCGCAAGCTGTCGCGCCACATTATACGGCTCACTGTATGTAGTCGATACAGTACCGGCGAGCCCGATCTTCGAAGTCACAGGCGCCAATGCCGAGAGCAGGGTCATTGGTTCAAAGCGATTGAGAAAATGGGGTATGGAATGTTTGTTGATATGAAGACCATCTGCGATGAACATGAAAGCAAACCCTGCATCTTCTGCCTTTTGTGTCACATTCAAATAATGGTTGAAATTGATACTGCCATCTATAACAGCATCCTCTGACCTCCAGGACGTCGGATGTGATCCCGGCCCCTGTATCAGCACACCCAGTTTTATTTTTTTCTTTGTCATGCAATCACCACTTTCATATTTTTGTTTCTCTGTCTGCAGACTATTAAAGGAAATCATCCATATGAGGCAAGAGTTCCTTGATGAATTTAAAAAGACGTTATAGTGTCATTATAAAAATTGATCCTTCATGACAGTTAAGACCGAGTTTGACCATAATGCCATGCTCAGACTTCATAAGGCCTGTTGATCCTCGCCTCATACCATCGTTGCACCCAACTGTATATGATCGTCATACCCCAGTAGATGATTCCAACTGCAAGATAGGCTTCAAAGAACTGCAGTGTCGCTGTAGCGAGCAGTTTCCCTTGTGCGAGCAACTCGGTTACACCGATTGTGAAGGCCAAAGAGGAGTTCTTTATCAATCCGATAAACATGTTTCCTGTAGCCGGCACTGCATTTCTTACTGCCTGCGGCAGAACAATGCCCCATACTGCCTGGCGATATGTTAGGCCAGTTGATATCGCCGCTTCCGTCTGGCCCTTGTCCACGGATATCAATGCAGCCCTGAATATTTCCGCCAGATATGCTGAAGTATTAAGGCTGAAGGCAATGATGGCTGCATTCACAGCTGATAATGAATTCAGCCAGGGGAACAACTGGGGCAGGCCGAAGTAGATCATCAACAACTGCACGAGCACAGGAGTTCCTCGGAAGAAAGAAATGTAAAGTTTGGAGAGTTGCAGTAACACGGGAGTTTTGTTGACGAGAAGCAGCGAAAGCACCACACCTATGGCCACTGCAATGATCATCGATACAATTGCCAAGTATAATGTGATTGGTATGTATACCAGCAGTTCCGGAATGATTTCAAGCATATAGGCTAAATCAAAATTCATTATGGTTCCTCCCTTCCATCCAGTTAAGCCATCACCAGTGCAGGCTCTTCTTTATTATTCTCTGTAGAAACCTGTCTGCCATACTTGCTGAGGAATCTTCTCGTCCGTTCATGCTGAGGGTTGTCGAATATATCTTCCGGTTTGCCTTCTTCGACAATATAGCCGTCTGCCATGAAAATGACTCGATCTGCGATATCTCTTGCAAAATTCATTTCGTGTGTAACAATCAACATCGTCTTATCCTTTTGAGCAATATCAGAGATGACATTGAGTACCTCTCCAACCCATTCGGGGTCAAGGGAGGAAGTTGGTTCATCGAAAAGGATGGCATGTGGATCTACAGCTAATGCCCGGGCAATACCGACCCGCTGCTGCTGCCCGCCTGATAGGGATATCGGATATGCTTCCTGTTTATCAAGAATGCCCACCTGTTCCAAAAGATTTTGTCCAACAGTCTCCGCCTCTCCTCTGCGATACTTTTTTGTGGCCGTCAGCGGATAAGTGATATTCTCCAGCACAGTTTTGTTTTTAAACAGATTATAATGTTGAAAAACCATGGAGGTCTGCATCCTCAACTGGTTAACCACGGCCTTCTTCGGTTTTTCTGCATCAATGGCTACTTCTCCCACTTCAATACTTCCTGCCTCCGGCCTCTCAAGGTAATTCAGACACCTGAGCAACGTTGATTTACCTGAGCCTGAAGGACCGATGATGGCCACGGTTTCTCCTTCGTCTACTTTAAAACTTATATCCTTCAATACTTCGTTGTTATTGAATGACTTCTTCAATCCAGAAACTCTGATCATATGGCAACCTCCAAATCCATACCTTTTTAATATGATTAATGTTTTTAAGTATAGCACCCTGCTACAGGTGCTTCAAGATAATACTTATAGTTATTCTCCTCTCCTCTTATAGAGGGTTTCTATATGTAAGAGAGGGGGGATACTCCAGGCCTCTGGGAAGCCGCTTTCCTGATGATGGCGACCATCTCATCAAAGTCGTCAATGTGGATGTCATTATGATGAATCAGATCAGTTTTTAACGAAACATGTGACAGGGCCGGAACATCGATTGCTGCAAGGGAGCCTTCTTCCAGTTCCCTATACACACTGAGTTCCGGAAGAAAGCCAATAGCTGCCCTGTTCAGAATAATCCCTTTAGCAGATTCCATACTATCTACTTCGTACTGTATATCCGGCTGTTCCTTCAGGCTCAAAAACAGATTATGGACCATTGTCCAGTCGAGGGAGCCACATTCAAAAAACACGATGGGTGTTTCAACCAGCCGTTCAATATCGATCGCCCCTCCGTCAGCAAAAGGATGATCCGAAGGAACAATGAGTCGTATAGGGCTCTCAATCACCCTTTCCGCATTCAATTTCGTCTGGGAAACATTGCTGGCAAAACCATAATCAGCCTCCCCATCCGACACCATCCGTGCAACCGTTTCACTTGTCTCTGTCATAATTCTAAACTTCTGGTCGGGAAAACGTTCTTTGAACATCGCCATCAGTCTTGGAACCAGATAGAAAGAGACAAGGCCGGAACATGCGATGGTTATTTCGTTCTTCTCTTCCATATTCTGAAGATGTGCCTTCCCTTTTTTCATCGTGCGTATGATATTTTCCGCAAATGGCAGAAACTCCATTCCTTTATCGGTAATGGTCAGTTGTCTCCCGACACGTCTGAACAGTTCTGCATCCAGTTCCCGTTCAAGGGATTTGATCCTTGATGTGACAGATGGTTGGGAAAGAAATAATGCCTTGGATGCTTTATTTATACTTCCAAAATGATTGACAAAAACAAATGCTTCTATATTATCTATATTCATAGCACCACTCTTTTCACAAGAAATCACAATTGTTCGATATTTAATATCCTATTATATAGATATGATTTAAAAAAGTAAACAGCACAATTGATTATTCATACAGACAAAAAACCTCCTAAGTTTACAGATTTTATATTTCATCTGTAAACTTAGGAGGTAGCAGGTCAAAGTTCTGCTATTTTTTATTTGCATTATTTATCGCTTCCATTGCCTGAATAACACTTTTTCTGAAGCCGTTATTCTCAAGTTCCATCACACCCTGTATGGTGGATCCTCCTGATGTAGTAATCTGATCCTTCAGAACTGCTGGAT contains these protein-coding regions:
- a CDS encoding LLM class flavin-dependent oxidoreductase, which translates into the protein MTKKKIKLGVLIQGPGSHPTSWRSEDAVIDGSINFNHYLNVTQKAEDAGFAFMFIADGLHINKHSIPHFLNRFEPMTLLSALAPVTSKIGLAGTVSTTYSEPYNVARQLASIDNISGGRAGWNVVTSPLEGSADNFNKGNHPEHSLRYRMASEYVEVVQGLWDSYEDDAFVRNRESGEFLDETKLHTLGYEGEFFKVKGPLNIQRSPQGQPVIFQAGASKTGQDFAAKYGEAIFTHANSIEKNREYYSTLKNKAIEAGRKAEDILIFPSLSPIIAPTEQEAEQRYEQIKNLISIDKALEVLGRFFDHYDFSAHPLDEPFPDIGEVGKNSFRSTTDNIKEKAEKEALTLREVALQVASPKDPFYGSYEDVASRMIEWIEEGAADGFMLNPQVFDGQFDEFIENVLPILEDRGYYERQYSGDTLRENLGLGFKENRYTREVHKRDKEEVK
- a CDS encoding amino acid ABC transporter permease → MNFDLAYMLEIIPELLVYIPITLYLAIVSMIIAVAIGVVLSLLLVNKTPVLLQLSKLYISFFRGTPVLVQLLMIYFGLPQLFPWLNSLSAVNAAIIAFSLNTSAYLAEIFRAALISVDKGQTEAAISTGLTYRQAVWGIVLPQAVRNAVPATGNMFIGLIKNSSLAFTIGVTELLAQGKLLATATLQFFEAYLAVGIIYWGMTIIYSWVQRWYEARINRPYEV
- a CDS encoding amino acid ABC transporter ATP-binding protein, whose amino-acid sequence is MIRVSGLKKSFNNNEVLKDISFKVDEGETVAIIGPSGSGKSTLLRCLNYLERPEAGSIEVGEVAIDAEKPKKAVVNQLRMQTSMVFQHYNLFKNKTVLENITYPLTATKKYRRGEAETVGQNLLEQVGILDKQEAYPISLSGGQQQRVGIARALAVDPHAILFDEPTSSLDPEWVGEVLNVISDIAQKDKTMLIVTHEMNFARDIADRVIFMADGYIVEEGKPEDIFDNPQHERTRRFLSKYGRQVSTENNKEEPALVMA
- a CDS encoding LysR family transcriptional regulator; the encoded protein is MNIDNIEAFVFVNHFGSINKASKALFLSQPSVTSRIKSLERELDAELFRRVGRQLTITDKGMEFLPFAENIIRTMKKGKAHLQNMEEKNEITIACSGLVSFYLVPRLMAMFKERFPDQKFRIMTETSETVARMVSDGEADYGFASNVSQTKLNAERVIESPIRLIVPSDHPFADGGAIDIERLVETPIVFFECGSLDWTMVHNLFLSLKEQPDIQYEVDSMESAKGIILNRAAIGFLPELSVYRELEEGSLAAIDVPALSHVSLKTDLIHHNDIHIDDFDEMVAIIRKAASQRPGVSPLSYI